GGCTGCGACGCTACCGAAGGATTTGAGGTTTTCATCTCTGCCGGGAATACCGCTTTCGTGCAGGTTGGTCAGGCAAAGGTACTGGCAGGACAAAATGAGGATTTTGGCTGGGGAAAGTTTCCCGGCTGGCCCAGCCAAAATATCGAAACCGCCAGAGCCGTACTGACTCTGGCCCAAAGCGGCTATGAGAGCGAGCGGCTTAAGAATGCCTTAGCCTGGATGGAAAGCCACATTTCAGAGACCGGGGATTATGGAGGCGATTATCGTGTGCCATCGTCAACAGCATGGGCTGTTTTAGGGTTATCCGCGGCTGCTGACATCTCCGCCTCTTTGCAGGATGATGTGCTTCCCGCAAGCCTCGAGCTGGCCACCGGGCTCTTGATGCAATCCCAGAATGGAGGCTGGGCCTGGTGGAGCCTCTATCATCCGGAGGTCATCGGCAGTGAAACGGATAATACCGGGCTGTGCGTCTGGTCATTATATCAGGGCAATGAAGAAAATTCCTTTTTCGCCAGACAGCAGGCAGCCGCGTCACTTTCCTCTGGTCAGAACAGGGATGGCGGATGGGGTGGCCTGTGGAGAGGGGCCACGGTGAAGAGCACAGTTTCTTCCACGAATTTTGCTTTACTAGCCTTACTAAGTGCGGGATACGGCAGGACAAATCCAAATCTCGCTCAGGGAATTGACTATCTTATAGCCAACAGGGCAGATGGACATTGGGAAAGTGTGGGTCAAACAGCCATGTCAACGATTATTATCAAAAAATCCCGATACGATGACCAGGTCGCGGACAAGGCCGCAACATGGCTGCTCCAGAGCCAGAATGACGATGGCGGCTGGGGTCCGAAGAAGGGTGATGTCAGCACTGTGGCCAGTACGTCCATGGCCATGCTGGCCCTGGCTGAATGTGAACACGAGGGCTTTCCCCTGGCCAGGGGCGCTGCCTGGCTGCTGGCTGCCCAAAACGACGATGGAGGGTGGGGCGATCTTTCCGGAGCATACGCAAGCAATACGGCCAGCACTGCCCAGGCAGTCTGGGCTTTGTCCCAGGCCGGGTATCCTGCGGGAGTGGAGTTTGAAATCGTGCTGGATCGGGAATCCGCCTGTCCCGGTGACCAGGTGGTGGTGAATCTCCTGGCTGACAATGAGATCACCAGTTCACTGGCCCGGATTATTGATCCGCAGGGAAACGTCACCTCCATCGACCTTGCACCTGCCTTCAATGACAGCACCGGGCAGTCATCCTGCCACTGCCAGGCGACCTGCTCTCTCGATATCAGCGCTCCGGCAGGTACCTATACCGTGGCTGTCGATGCCTACTCACCGGCAGGAGATTCCAGTATCGCCGCCACCTTCGCCGTTTATCCACTGCATTCCTTCTTTCGGGACGCTGATGCTGACGGCTGGGGCAATCCGGATGATATCTTCACCAGCTGTCAGATGCCGCCAGGGTATGTGATGAATCATCAGGATTCCGACGACAGCGATCCGAATACCGGTCCCCGTGCCACCAAAAACAGCGTTCATGCAGATTGTCCTGAAATTTCCGGACAGGTAAGCGGCAGTCTGGAAATCAAGGGAGCCAAGGGCAGGTTGGAGCAGGATATTCTGATTGGAGTAAAGATTAAAAATACAGCCGGTCAAATCTCTTCCTTTGGATTTCAGGTTACTTATGATGCCGGTGTCCTGGAGTACACCGGTTTTGAGAGCGGTGAGCTGCTCAGCTCCTTCCTTTT
The bacterium genome window above contains:
- a CDS encoding prenyltransferase/squalene oxidase repeat-containing protein, giving the protein MKKNFVSTFLVIFGLVAGEAILVMFYAPRRAGADSQSIARNQAIIEGVNWLIDRQSAAGGWEPYSLVIGNSLAVRAYAAAQERFSSPCALLIDRLKRLQSPDGSWDENITGTAHAVWALIEAGEDRNSLIMQNALGWLRSQARRDCADIGTGNTKNISLTLIALLKAGEPRDSQVIVDGITWLKANQNFDGFWGAFAGESSVAWVKEAVIALILAESESSPQVRKALEYLRAHYSEYSGCDATEGFEVFISAGNTAFVQVGQAKVLAGQNEDFGWGKFPGWPSQNIETARAVLTLAQSGYESERLKNALAWMESHISETGDYGGDYRVPSSTAWAVLGLSAAADISASLQDDVLPASLELATGLLMQSQNGGWAWWSLYHPEVIGSETDNTGLCVWSLYQGNEENSFFARQQAAASLSSGQNRDGGWGGLWRGATVKSTVSSTNFALLALLSAGYGRTNPNLAQGIDYLIANRADGHWESVGQTAMSTIIIKKSRYDDQVADKAATWLLQSQNDDGGWGPKKGDVSTVASTSMAMLALAECEHEGFPLARGAAWLLAAQNDDGGWGDLSGAYASNTASTAQAVWALSQAGYPAGVEFEIVLDRESACPGDQVVVNLLADNEITSSLARIIDPQGNVTSIDLAPAFNDSTGQSSCHCQATCSLDISAPAGTYTVAVDAYSPAGDSSIAATFAVYPLHSFFRDADADGWGNPDDIFTSCQMPPGYVMNHQDSDDSDPNTGPRATKNSVHADCPEISGQVSGSLEIKGAKGRLEQDILIGVKIKNTAGQISSFGFQVTYDAGVLEYTGFESGELLSSFLFLNVNPVGSGCLKVGGLTSLGGIPQDANGYLVWLKFTVRGGQKGGLYPIQLKELRDHLACFSSSHGSFVYLCPEDLNGDENVTLDDVALAFHCYLESGLCADYFDLNHDGEVTPLDALQIYQRCREHDSAQSQSTSTIRPLIPMPKHPGRPAGSEG